The Geminocystis sp. NIES-3708 genomic sequence GAGTATGTTGAAGGATTTTGGAGATTATATGAACCAAAAACTTACTTAAATCGATGTTTTCAACAATGTCTTAATATTCGAGTGAAAAACCGTTGGCAACAAACAAAAAAATTACCTCTTGATGTGGGATTACGAGTCATTAGTAATTTAATTTGGCATCAGGGTATTCGTCGCCCAGAAATTAGAGAACAATTTTGGCTACAACTTTGGACAATTTTGTGGAAAAAGCCTGAAGTATTAGTAATGTATTTGGTTTTATGTTTGACAGGAGAACATTTTTGGGAATATCGTATTTTAGCGAAAAAACGCATTGCGGAACAATTAGGATATGATCCTTTAACTGTTAGTTTTGAGAACATCGAATGAGCTTAAACTATAGATTACAAAAAGTAAATAAAACTTATTCATATTTAACAAGATTGCTTATAATTATTAACATAAGATAAATTTTTATTGTTTTTTTATAAATATATTTTTTATTCACAAAATTATTATAGGCAGAATTGATAATGTCTCGAATATTAGTTATTGATGACGATCCAGCAATCTCAGAATTAGTATCTATTAACTTAGAAATGGCAGGATACGATATTTGTCAAGCAGAAGATGGTATTAAAGGACAAGCTTTAGCATTACAAATTCAACCAGATTTAATTATGTTAGATCTGATGTTACCAAAAGTTGATGGTTTCACTGTCTGTCAAAGATTGAGACGGGATGAAAGAACTTCTAATATTCCTGTATTAATGTTAACAGCTTTAGTGCAAACTAAAGATAAGGTTGATGGTTTTAATGCTGGTGCTGATGATTACTTAACAAAACCTTTTGAAGTAGAAGAAATGTTGGCAAGGGTAAAAGCATTATTAAGAAGAAGTGAGCGTACTTCACAATCTACCAAGCATAGCGAAATTCTTAATTATGGATCTTTAACCCTTGTGCCTGAAAGATTTGAAGCAATTTGGTTCGAGAAAACGATCAAGCTAACTCATTTAGAATTTGAGTTGTTGCATTGTTTATTACAACGTCACGGACAAACTGTTTCCCCTAGTGATATTCTCAAAGAAGTATGGGGATATGATCCAAATGATGATATTGAAACCATTAGAGTTCACGTTAGACATCTAAGAACAAAATTAGAGCCTGATCCCCGTCGCCCTCGTTATATTAAAACGGTATATGGTGCAGGATATTGTTTAGAATTAAATCAAAATAATAATAATTAATAATTACTTACCAAATTTTGGTAATTTTAAAAACGATTGCCTACGTTGTTTACCATTTTTAGAATTATCCCCTTGTTTCACCTCTAAATTATTATTAAGTTTTTCTGATTTATTCACTGGTGGAAGACTTAAATTACTTTCTAATAAAATAGAAGATACACTATTTTTTTTACTCTCTTTTAATAACTCAAATTTTTCTACTTTTTGTGGTATGTCATCAATAATTTTTTCTTCATTTTGTTCCTTTAAATTATTAAGAATAATCCCAGAATCTTCTTGATTAGGATTTTGCATTTCACTATCTGATGATAGATCAATTGACAAAACGGGTATTGAATAATTAGATTTATCCTTTGACCAAGATTCGATTCCTAAACTACCGACATCAGAAGGATTTACAGAAGATGATGTTAAATATTGATCTAATGAAGTTTTTAGTTGAATGTTATATCTTTGCTGTCTTTGGAGTCTAGTTTGTAATTCTTTATTTTCTTTTTCTTTTTGTTTTAATTGATGTTGGGTTTCATTGTACTTATCTTGAAGTAAAGAACATTCTCTTTCTAACCCCGCCGCTAATTGTTGAGTTTTTTTTAATTCAGTATTAACAGTATCAAAAGTTGTTTTTTGTTTTTCGTATTGTTGATTTTTTTGATTAATTTTTATATCTGATTCTTTTATTTTTTGATATTGTTCGTTTATTAATTGATTTTGATCTTGATTTTTAATAACTTGTACTGTGAGTTGATTTTTTTGTTCTGCAATTATATTATCTAATTGGGCAATTTTTTCTTTTAATTCCTGATTTTGTTTTCTGATTTTACAAGCAATGGAATGCCAATCCTTATCAGTTAAAGAAGATTTATTAATAGGAGAAGATTGAGAACTACTCATAAGATATAGCTGAATAATTAAATTTAAAGAATGATTTTAGTTTCAAGGTTAACATAGGTAAGAAAATATCATCGAGGAAATTATCGAAAAGATTATATTAGCATATTTTTTATTAAGAATTATTAAAACGCTGATAATTAAAGGGATTTAATACTATATTTCATTGACTAAATTTAAAAAAAATGATAAAGTTTAGATGTTAAAATAAGGCATAAATCAAAAATACGATGAACTTCAAATCGGATAGCTTAACTCAGTCGATGAACGATGATGTTCGTGATTATGTTGCTCATTTACAACTACACATGAGTCTTCAATCTCGTAATCTTTTACCATCTATGAACCAAGTTCAAGATAGCCGTGATAATTTACTTTACCAAACTCAAGCTACTATCGAAAAATACACTTCTCGTGAGTTAGCTTAGTTTTTCAATACTTAAGCAAAATATATTTTATATTAGACTTTTCTAAGAAGTTAGAAAATGGGGGATGAGGAAATAAATTTCTACTCCTTTTTCCCTCTTATTTTCGGCAAGGTTTTTATATCAAATTTCGGTATTTATTATCAACTATTTTTATAAAGAAAAATTCTGTAAATGTTAAACAATTTAAAAAAAAATGGCTACAGTATTTAGAATGGTTTTATGAAACTTCTACCACAGTTGTTATTATTGTTTTCCTATTTTTCTTAATTCCTATTATTATTTGGATAGATATAGAAGAAGTAAAATTCTTTAAAAATATTATTGAAATTTTATTAGAAAAAGGAGAAGTAATAGCTATTTTGTCAGCTATACTACTTTATTTTAAAGAAGCTCGTAATCGCAAAAAAAGAGAACATTATGAAGCGTGGCAAGTAATTAATTCTGCCCATAATCAAGGAGGAAGTGGAGGAAGAATTAATGCTTTAGAAGATTTGAATAAAGATCATGTTTCTTTAGAAAATTTAACAGTAATAGAAGCAGATTTAACAAAAATTAATTTACAAAAAGCCGATTTAGGAAAAGCTAATTTTGCAAAATCTCGTTTAGAAAGAGCTAATTTACAAGAAGCTGTTTTAGTTAGTGCTAATTTACAAGAAGCTGTTTTAGTAGGTGCTAATTTAGAAAATGCAATTTTAAGTAATGCTAATCTTCAAGGTGCCGATTTACGGAAGGTTAATTTTAAAAATGCAATGTTATTTAATGTTAATCTTCAAGATGCAACTTTAACAGGCACAAATTTTGAACAAGCAGTTTTAAGTAATGCTAAATTACAAGGTGCAATTTTAAGTAAAGCTGATTTTAGTCAAGCTATTTTAGATAATGCCAAGTTACAAGGTTGCATTTTAAACAAGAGTAATTTTCAAGGTGCAAATTTAAGTAATACTAATTTTGAAAAAGCCATATTACAGGAAGTCAATTTCTCTCAAGCCAATGTTTTTAATGCTAATTTTGATGAAGCTGATTTAAGTGAAGCTGATTTAACGAATGTCATTAATTTAACTGAAAAACAAATTTTTAAAGCTATAATTTGTAAAACATTATTACCGAATAAAATTATTATTGATTCTAATCGAGATTGTAATGTTAAAGTAGAACAAATTTTTCAAGAAGATGGACAACTTTCTGAGGAAGAAAAAAAACAATTATTAAGATTAAAAAACTTTATTCAACTTGCTTCAGAAGATGGTAAAATTTCTCAAGATGAAATGAAAACTATTGAATCTTTAATTACTTCTGATCATAGAATTAATATTCAAGAGTTAAAAATTTTACAAGAATTGATTAATTCTAAAATTGAAAAGGGAGAATTAAATTTAGAATGATTATTAATTGATCGCTTTTATTAGATTCAAAAATTATCAATAATTGATGATTAATATTTGAGAAATAACTTTTTTTATAGTAAATGCTATTGATATTGTTATGGGTTAGTCTATATTTATTTGAGTATAAAAAATAATGAAAAAAAGAATAAATAAAATTGAATTTATTTTTGAAAATCTTATTTGGAATTTTCGTTTTTTTGTTTTATTTCCTGTTATTTTTAGTTTATTTAGTTCCTTAAAATTTTTTATTATTGGTAGTTTAGATATTTGGGCAGGATTAATTTTAAAGTTTAATGTTAAAGATCCAGAAGGAGCAATTACTTATAAAATTGTCTCTTATATTATTGGTGGTATCGATTATTATTTAATTGGTATTGTCTTATTAATTTTTAGTTTTGGTATTTACGAACTTTTTATTTCTAAAATTGATATTCGATTTGAGCAAGACGAAATTAATATTCTTCAAAGTGAATCTTTAGAAGAGTTAAAAGGAAAATTGGTTCAAGTTATTGTAGTCGCATTAATCGTAAGTTTATTTAAAAAAATGTTAAATTTAGAAGTAAAACAAGCTAGTGATTTAGCATATATTGCTTTATCTATCTTACTGATTTCTATAAGTAGTTATTTACTTCAATTACAACATAAAAGTTCTCATAAATCTCACCACGAAAATCATTAAATTGTCAATTAATTTTGTTTTTATTTTAACGGGTAATCACTTGTGAAAGTAATCAGAGAAAATTCTACATTTAGAATAATTTGGGATAGTTTTATACTGATTTTAATTTTTGTTACCGTTGGATTATTACCGTTTCAAATTGCATTTAATCAAGATTTATTATTAGATTATCAAAAATTAAATTATTTCTTCGATTCTTTTTTTTTCATAGATATATTCTTAAATTTTTTTACTTCTTATCGTTATCATGGGGAAGAAATTACAGATCTAAAAAAAACAAAAAATCATTACTTTAAAAAATTCTTTTTTATTGATTTTGTTGCCAATATTCCTCTTGATATTTTGTTTGTATTCTTTCCACAAATTACTATTGGTAAAATACCTTTATTTTTAGTTTTAAGACTCTTACGTCTTTTAAGAATTACCAGACTTTTACTAATTTTTAATCGTTGGGAAAGTTATAGTCACATTAATCCAGGTTATGTCAGAATTACAAAATTATTTATTACTGTAATTATTCTTACTCATTGGATTGCGTGTATTTGGTTTTTTCTTGCCTTTATTGACAATTTTCCCGCAGATTCTTGGGTTGTTGCTTTAGAAATCGAAAATGCTTCTGTGATTAGACAATATATTTATTCTCTTTATTGGGCTGTGACAACTATGACTACGATTGGTTATGGAGACATTACCCCTCATCGAGATATTGAATATGTAGCCACAACTATGATTATGATTGTGGGAGCATCTACTTACGCTTTTATTATTGGTAATATCGCTTCTCTTTTTAGTAATCTTGATTCAGCGAAAATTGCCCATAAGAATAAAACTGAGGCTTTAACACAATTTTTAGCCTATCATAATGTTCCAAAATCCTTAATTTTTCAACTCAGAAATTATTATGATTATATCTGGGAACGTCACCGAGGCTTACCAGAAAATAATTTTTTTGAAGATTTACCTCTACATTTTCATTTAGATATTCTTCAACACATTACAGGAGATTTATTAGAAAAAGTAGCGTTATTTCAATATTGCTCTCCTCGTTTAAGAAATGTTTTACTTATCGCTCTTAAATTTCAAACCTATCCACCTAATAGTTATATTGTCAAAGAAGGAGATTTAGGACAAGCCATTTATTTTATTTCTTTAGGCAAAGTTGAAATTTTATCAGAACAAGAATCTAATTTTGAATTTATATTAGAAACAGGAGAATATTTTGGACATTTATCTTTGATTTTTAATGAAAAACTCACCGCATCAGTAAAAACTTTAACTTATTGTGAAATTTTTATTTTAAATAGAAAACAATTTAATTATATCAAAAATGAATATCCAGAATTTAAAGATGTTTTAAAAAAAGCCGCATCTGAACATACAAAAAAGATGTCAGAATTAATTTTAGAGGGATTAATACTGTAAATTTAAGAGATCATCAATTATTATCACATTGTCTATTCCCTAACTTGTTAGAAAAGTCTATTGTTAATTGTTAATTATTTTATGGTGCTTGAAGGCGAATCAAGTTATTTTCGGGTAAATATTCTTTATATTGACCATTTTCTGCTAATATTGCCAATAGATTTAGTTCAGCATCAGGATCGATATGTAAATCTTTCCACGGTACAGAAATTTCTATAGAGGTATCAAAAGCAATTCTTGCACCACAATAACGAGAGTGCCAGTTACCATCTTCTCCCGCTTCTTGTAACCAAATAGTTTTAGTTACTAAATTTATACACAAATGATGGTGATAGTAATAGTGAAGAGGGGCTTCATCAGGCAAATTAGCCAAATAAATCTGATTATTACGGATTAATCTGCCGGGATAGTACCAAAATAAATGTAATTCAGAAGGTAAGTCTTGCCCCGCTTTAACCCCCGGCTTGATGTCAAAACGCAGGTAAAAGTTAAGGTGATCCCAACCATAGAATATAGCAGGAATGAGACTTGCACGGTGCATAGTTCCCCTTGCTCCACCAATTTTGATTTTTCCAGCCTTATCCCAATCTTCCTCATCCCCTCGCCCATCTATGACGGGATGAATGAAACTAGCAGGTAAATAATCATTAGCTAATTTTGTTTCAACTTCCGCAACAGGTTTATATAAATATTCTGGTGGAGTTTCATCTAAGGCTTGATATAAAACAATTAAATGTTCTCTAAATAATTGGTCAAACATCGCATCATGATTAGAATGATGAGGATCACCAAACCACCAAAACCAATCTGAACCTTCGGCAGCGTATAATGCTTCCCACGCTTCGGGATTATTTTCTTCTGTGGCTTCTGAATGTTTTGCTAAAATTTCTCTAGCGGTTTTAAGATATTCCCATGCTCGATTTTTCGCAGGATCTCCAATCCATGTACTAAAGCTACCATCAACCCATGAACCACTATGTAAACTCTTGCTATTGAGGATTTGGGTAGGAGGAAATTGATCGATAAATTCAGAAACAGTAACTAATTTAATTTGTGATTGTTGAGATAGCCGACTATAAAGGGATTCTAAAAATAATTTACCATCTTTTTCGTAAAATTCCCAACAGTTTTCTCCGTCAAGAGCGATTGTCACTAACCAAGGATTTTCTAAAGTGCTTTTGTCATCTCCCCACTGTCTTTCTTTTAACCGTCTAGCAATAGCTTCTAAATGTCCAATTAAATCTCCTGCGGCTTGTTCTGGGTTCATTGCACCGTAGGTAAAGCCGATTAAATCTGATAGACGGTGATCTCGAAAAATGATACTTAAATCACCTTCTGAGGTTTCTAATCGATAAGGGCGATATAGGTATTCTGGTTCATATAAATTCCCCATTTCATCTCGCTGAAAAAAGTGATTGATACTCCATCCTAAAACTGCTTCATCAGAGCATAACCAATTAAATCCTTTTTTGGCAACATGGGGTAAAATTGAAGGACTAACAGACTGTTCACTAGGCCATAATCCTCTTGGCGATCGCCCAAATCTATCTTCATAAATATTCCATGCTTTGTTGAGGTGACGAGGAATATCTTCTTCCCAGAGAAAACGAGTATCAGGTAAAGTCATATTTGGAATGGCGACTCTTCCTGCATTTGTATCGGCTAATAAGGGTAAAATTGGATGAGTGTAAGGGGTTGTGGTAACTTCTAATTGTCCTGTTTCCTGCATTTTTTTATGCTGTGGAATAATACGGGCAATAATTTCTTGTTGTTTAGCACAAATATGTTGGCGATCACGTAATGTAAAATTGTGACCTTTTTCTAGCCATCCAGCAATATCAGGATCATCCCAAAAAAGAGGATCAAACCATGCTAAATTATGCCATGCTAACAAATCACTGTAATCTTTATCATCCCAACGTTCATAACACCATTGTTCACCTTTTAGATGACGTTCTTGATAAAGTTCTTCATATCGAGCATGGGGGCGAATCAAATGATAATGATTAGCGTCGAAAAAATGTGCAATTATATATTGTTTTTGTTCTTTAGTTAATTCAGTGACAGGAGTAAGAGTTAAAGCTAAATAAGGATCGATAGCTGTACCATTAGCATATTCTTCTAACTGTAAAATCAAAGAGGGAACAAGGTTGACAGTTTGATGTAGTAAAGGATATTTTTCAAGAATTAAAACTAAATCTAAATAATCTTTGATACCGTGTAGCCTAACCCAAGGTAAACGATATTGTCCACCAAAATCATGACTAGACAGGCGAGATTTATACAATGGCTGATGTTGATGCCAGATAAATGCAACATAGAGAGGATGAGCCATAATTTAAGGGGATAGATAAATAATCTTTATCAATTCATCTTAATCAACTTTTTTTTGATGATATTAATTCCGTAAAGTTTCTTAACCTCTTACTGAATTTATTATGATTAACATAAATAGCGATCGCATTAAGAAGTTTAATGCTAATTGCTCATTGTTAATTGCCTCTTACACTTGTAAAATACTTTAGGAGTATTAAATTCTATTATTAATAACTATAATAAATATCATGGAACAAAAAGGCGTAACCATTTGGTTTACTGGATTAAGCGGTGCTGGAAAAACCACCATTAGTCATCAAGTAGAATTAAAATTAAGAGAACAAGGCTATAAATTAGAAGTGTTAGACGGTGATATAGTTCGCACAAATTTAACGAAGGGATTAGGTTTTAGTAAAGAAGACAGAGATGAAAATATCCGCCGTATTGGTTTTGTCTCAAATTTACTTACTCGCAATGGTGTTATCGTTATTGTTTCAGCTATTTCTCCTTATCGTGAAATTAGAGATGAAGTCAGGGAAAAAATCGGCAATTTTGTTGAAGTTTTTGTCAACGCTCCTTTGTCAGTATGTGAAGATAGAGACGTAAAAGGTTTATATAAAAAAGCCCGTAGCGGAGAAATCAAAATGTTTACAGGTATTAGTGATCCTTATGAAGCACCTCTTAACCCTGAAATTGAGTGTCGCACTGACTTAGAAGAATTAGACGAAAGCGTAAATAAAGTATTACAATCTTTAGAAAAACTTGGTTATTTACCTCAACCTGTAGTTGTCTAATCAAAAATTAATCAAGAAAAAAGCATCTTTTACACTTACCAAATAACTATGATAAATATTAATCTTGATTGGTCTAATTCTTGGTTAATTGCCATTATTTTAAATACAATTCTTATTACTATTGCTTTAATTTCTCCCAAAAAATTATTAACCGTCATAGGTTATTTTCATAGTTGGGTATTAGGAGTGATTATATGGGGATGTTTACAATGGCAAGGTTATTTGGTAGTAATGTTTTATTTTTTTGTAGGATCAGGAATTACTCGTGTAGGAATAGCACAAAAAGAAGCAGAAGGCATAGCTGAAAAACGCTCAGGGGTTAGAGGACCTGAAAACGTCTGGGGAAGTGCCTTAATTGGCACCCTATGTGCGTTAGGTTATGTTTTTGCTCCTGTCCCTTGGCAACAGTTTTTTTTAATCGGTTATTTGGCTAGTTTTGCCACTAAATTATCGGATACCTGTGCTAGTGAAATAGGGAAAGCATACGGTAAAAATACTTTCTTGATTACCACCTTTAAACCAGTGCCCAGAGGTACAGAAGGTGCTGTAAGCCTTGAAGGCACTATTGCTGGTTTTATTGCTAGTCTGGCGATCGCCTCATTAGGTTATGGTATCGGTATGATTAACATTATTGGTGTCATTATTTGTTTAATATCCGCTTTTATTGCTACTAATTTAGAGAGTGTAATTGGAGCAACTTTACAAACTAAATTTGACTGGTTAACCAATGAAATTGTCAACGTTTTCAATACTTTTATAGGAGCAATAGTTGCAATTTTCTGTACTTATATTTATCTTAAAACTTTGTCCCTATAATTATTATCATTAAATTAAAATAAAATAAGTTTATATTAAACTATATATATTATTAGTTTCGATAATAATT encodes the following:
- the cysC gene encoding adenylyl-sulfate kinase produces the protein MEQKGVTIWFTGLSGAGKTTISHQVELKLREQGYKLEVLDGDIVRTNLTKGLGFSKEDRDENIRRIGFVSNLLTRNGVIVIVSAISPYREIRDEVREKIGNFVEVFVNAPLSVCEDRDVKGLYKKARSGEIKMFTGISDPYEAPLNPEIECRTDLEELDESVNKVLQSLEKLGYLPQPVVV
- a CDS encoding response regulator transcription factor, with protein sequence MSRILVIDDDPAISELVSINLEMAGYDICQAEDGIKGQALALQIQPDLIMLDLMLPKVDGFTVCQRLRRDERTSNIPVLMLTALVQTKDKVDGFNAGADDYLTKPFEVEEMLARVKALLRRSERTSQSTKHSEILNYGSLTLVPERFEAIWFEKTIKLTHLEFELLHCLLQRHGQTVSPSDILKEVWGYDPNDDIETIRVHVRHLRTKLEPDPRRPRYIKTVYGAGYCLELNQNNNN
- a CDS encoding pentapeptide repeat-containing protein: MSAILLYFKEARNRKKREHYEAWQVINSAHNQGGSGGRINALEDLNKDHVSLENLTVIEADLTKINLQKADLGKANFAKSRLERANLQEAVLVSANLQEAVLVGANLENAILSNANLQGADLRKVNFKNAMLFNVNLQDATLTGTNFEQAVLSNAKLQGAILSKADFSQAILDNAKLQGCILNKSNFQGANLSNTNFEKAILQEVNFSQANVFNANFDEADLSEADLTNVINLTEKQIFKAIICKTLLPNKIIIDSNRDCNVKVEQIFQEDGQLSEEEKKQLLRLKNFIQLASEDGKISQDEMKTIESLITSDHRINIQELKILQELINSKIEKGELNLE
- a CDS encoding ion transporter; the protein is MKVIRENSTFRIIWDSFILILIFVTVGLLPFQIAFNQDLLLDYQKLNYFFDSFFFIDIFLNFFTSYRYHGEEITDLKKTKNHYFKKFFFIDFVANIPLDILFVFFPQITIGKIPLFLVLRLLRLLRITRLLLIFNRWESYSHINPGYVRITKLFITVIILTHWIACIWFFLAFIDNFPADSWVVALEIENASVIRQYIYSLYWAVTTMTTIGYGDITPHRDIEYVATTMIMIVGASTYAFIIGNIASLFSNLDSAKIAHKNKTEALTQFLAYHNVPKSLIFQLRNYYDYIWERHRGLPENNFFEDLPLHFHLDILQHITGDLLEKVALFQYCSPRLRNVLLIALKFQTYPPNSYIVKEGDLGQAIYFISLGKVEILSEQESNFEFILETGEYFGHLSLIFNEKLTASVKTLTYCEIFILNRKQFNYIKNEYPEFKDVLKKAASEHTKKMSELILEGLIL
- a CDS encoding TIGR00297 family protein, producing MININLDWSNSWLIAIILNTILITIALISPKKLLTVIGYFHSWVLGVIIWGCLQWQGYLVVMFYFFVGSGITRVGIAQKEAEGIAEKRSGVRGPENVWGSALIGTLCALGYVFAPVPWQQFFLIGYLASFATKLSDTCASEIGKAYGKNTFLITTFKPVPRGTEGAVSLEGTIAGFIASLAIASLGYGIGMINIIGVIICLISAFIATNLESVIGATLQTKFDWLTNEIVNVFNTFIGAIVAIFCTYIYLKTLSL
- a CDS encoding YqhA family protein, which encodes MKKRINKIEFIFENLIWNFRFFVLFPVIFSLFSSLKFFIIGSLDIWAGLILKFNVKDPEGAITYKIVSYIIGGIDYYLIGIVLLIFSFGIYELFISKIDIRFEQDEINILQSESLEELKGKLVQVIVVALIVSLFKKMLNLEVKQASDLAYIALSILLISISSYLLQLQHKSSHKSHHENH
- a CDS encoding glycoside hydrolase, coding for MAHPLYVAFIWHQHQPLYKSRLSSHDFGGQYRLPWVRLHGIKDYLDLVLILEKYPLLHQTVNLVPSLILQLEEYANGTAIDPYLALTLTPVTELTKEQKQYIIAHFFDANHYHLIRPHARYEELYQERHLKGEQWCYERWDDKDYSDLLAWHNLAWFDPLFWDDPDIAGWLEKGHNFTLRDRQHICAKQQEIIARIIPQHKKMQETGQLEVTTTPYTHPILPLLADTNAGRVAIPNMTLPDTRFLWEEDIPRHLNKAWNIYEDRFGRSPRGLWPSEQSVSPSILPHVAKKGFNWLCSDEAVLGWSINHFFQRDEMGNLYEPEYLYRPYRLETSEGDLSIIFRDHRLSDLIGFTYGAMNPEQAAGDLIGHLEAIARRLKERQWGDDKSTLENPWLVTIALDGENCWEFYEKDGKLFLESLYSRLSQQSQIKLVTVSEFIDQFPPTQILNSKSLHSGSWVDGSFSTWIGDPAKNRAWEYLKTAREILAKHSEATEENNPEAWEALYAAEGSDWFWWFGDPHHSNHDAMFDQLFREHLIVLYQALDETPPEYLYKPVAEVETKLANDYLPASFIHPVIDGRGDEEDWDKAGKIKIGGARGTMHRASLIPAIFYGWDHLNFYLRFDIKPGVKAGQDLPSELHLFWYYPGRLIRNNQIYLANLPDEAPLHYYYHHHLCINLVTKTIWLQEAGEDGNWHSRYCGARIAFDTSIEISVPWKDLHIDPDAELNLLAILAENGQYKEYLPENNLIRLQAP